In Brienomyrus brachyistius isolate T26 chromosome 3, BBRACH_0.4, whole genome shotgun sequence, the following proteins share a genomic window:
- the kcnk1b gene encoding potassium channel subfamily K member 1b: MLQSLTSNSCVRLIQSNRSTWYFLFLVLGYVLYLIFGAVVFSSVELPYEDLLRQELRTIKRQFLQENECLSEERLEEFLAKALDASNYGVSILNNASANWNWDFTSALFFASTVLSTTGYGHTAPLSDGGKAFCIVYSVIGIPFTLLFLTAVVQRIMVFSTRRPVMYVHTRWGLSKPLVAAVHAALLAVVITSCFFLIPAAIFSALEGDWNFLESFYFCFISLSTIGLGDYVPGEGYNQKFRELYKVGITVYLILGLIAMLVVLETFCELQQLKQLRKMFYLKKEKPQDRLNIIDHDHLSFTSVAEHGNPLKEDKTEPFVDVPVLTSPAGDDPMIR, from the exons ATGTTGCAGTCTCTCACCAGCAATTCCTGTGTGCGATTGATACAAAGCAACAGATCAACGTGGTACTTCTTGTTCCTGGTGTTAGGCTACGTCCTCTACCTCATCTTCGGCGCTGTGGTTTTCTCTTCCGTGGAGCTGCCCTACGAGGATCTCCTGCGGCAGGAGCTTCGGACAATCAAGCGGCAGTTTCTACAGGAGAACGAGTGTTTGTCGGAGGAGAGGCTTGAGGAGTTTTTGGCCAAGGCGCTGGATGCCAGCAACTACGGTGTATCGATCCTGAACAACGCGTCTGCCAACTGGAACTGGGACTTCACCTCCGCATTATTTTTCGCCAGCACCGTGCTCTCCACCACAG GATATGGTCACACGGCACCGCTGTCAGATGGGGGCAAGGCCTTCTGCATCGTCTACTCTGTCATTGGGATCCCATtcaccctcctcttcctcacggCCGTGGTCCAGAGGATCATGGTCTTCAGTACGAGAAGGCCTGTTATGTACGTGCACACACGCTGGGGCCTGTCCAAGCCACTGGTCGCTGCCGTCCACGCCGCCCTACTGGCCGTCGTCATCACTTCCTGCTTCTTCCTTATCCCCGCTGCCATCTTCTCGGCCCTGGAGGGAGACTGGaacttcctggagtcattttaCTTCTGCTTCATCTCCCTGAGCACCATAGGCCTGGGCGACTACGTGCCGGGGGAGGGGTACAATCAGAAATTCCGTGAACTCTACAAAGTGGGCATCACTG TCTATCTCATCTTGGGCCTCATCGCTATGTTGGTTGTCCTGGAGACCTTCTGTGAGCTCCAGCAGCTGAAACAGCTCAGGAAGATGTTCTACCTGAAGAAGGAGAAACCACAAGACCGGCTGAACATCATCGACCACGATCACCTATCTTTCACCTCAGTGGCTGAGCACGGGAACCCACTCAAGGAGGACAAGACAGAGCCGTTTGTGGATGTACCGGTCCTCACTTCCCCAGCTGGGGATGACCCTATGATCAGATAA